In the Deltaproteobacteria bacterium genome, one interval contains:
- a CDS encoding PQQ-binding-like beta-propeller repeat protein, translated as MKQNFFCGALALFILAPVAATAKSGNATGGGNATGGGGARKIFSTLWTRSLKTGSSAKRHFPESASPYSANGRVFTGTHSSIFYAVSESDGKILWTYRSNGPIASRPIADDATVYFGNNKGTIYALDASSGAKRWEYFVGGEVLAQPALRGGSLYVVTTSREVYGLDAESGAEKWNAAIKGFENEFTMRGSSPVVVSGDRLYIGFADGQVVALSSGSGSLVWSRDLAEGNPVFKDVDAAVLVDGGSLYVVGYFGALVRLSPGSGQVLWKKEIRSGADIATDETTLYLASADGKAVAFDKSSGVRRWEVALDAGTLSAPVVIGNHVLLGAENGKGYVFDKKDGKVLQTLPISGGVWGNPSLGASRAYLLSGSGKIYSLQSASLL; from the coding sequence CGGCGCCAGAAAAATTTTTTCCACGCTCTGGACCCGGTCGCTCAAAACCGGGTCCTCGGCCAAACGGCACTTTCCCGAATCCGCCTCGCCGTATTCCGCAAACGGCAGGGTGTTCACCGGGACTCATTCCTCCATTTTTTACGCCGTCAGCGAATCGGACGGCAAAATTCTCTGGACTTACCGGTCCAACGGCCCGATCGCCTCCCGGCCCATTGCCGACGATGCGACCGTTTATTTCGGCAACAACAAGGGGACCATCTACGCGCTCGACGCCTCTTCGGGGGCAAAACGGTGGGAATATTTTGTCGGCGGCGAGGTGCTGGCCCAGCCGGCCCTTCGAGGGGGTTCCCTTTATGTGGTGACCACCAGCCGTGAGGTTTATGGTCTTGATGCGGAAAGCGGGGCGGAAAAATGGAATGCCGCCATCAAGGGTTTTGAAAATGAATTCACCATGCGCGGCAGTTCGCCGGTGGTTGTGAGCGGAGACCGCCTCTATATCGGTTTTGCCGACGGACAGGTGGTTGCCCTGTCTTCCGGAAGCGGGTCGCTTGTCTGGAGCCGCGATCTGGCGGAGGGAAACCCCGTTTTCAAGGACGTGGACGCGGCGGTTCTTGTCGATGGCGGATCGCTCTACGTGGTCGGTTATTTCGGCGCTCTGGTCCGGCTGTCCCCGGGCTCCGGTCAGGTCCTGTGGAAGAAGGAAATCCGAAGCGGCGCCGATATCGCTACGGATGAAACCACTCTTTATCTCGCCTCGGCCGATGGAAAAGCGGTTGCCTTCGACAAATCAAGCGGTGTCCGCCGCTGGGAGGTCGCTCTTGACGCAGGGACGCTCTCCGCGCCGGTTGTCATCGGCAATCATGTCCTTCTCGGCGCCGAAAACGGCAAGGGATACGTATTCGATAAAAAGGACGGCAAGGTCCTTCAAACCCTTCCGATATCCGGCGGGGTCTGGGGGAATCCATCCCTGGGAGCCTCGCGTGCTTATCTTCTCTCCGGAAGCGGCAAAATTTATTCCCTGCAAAGCGCGTCTCTTCTTTGA